A stretch of Cicer arietinum cultivar CDC Frontier isolate Library 1 chromosome 5, Cicar.CDCFrontier_v2.0, whole genome shotgun sequence DNA encodes these proteins:
- the LOC101504271 gene encoding G-type lectin S-receptor-like serine/threonine-protein kinase At5g35370 yields the protein MDSKAYKNSNYSVEYMTVNTTGFYVFGYDEKVLVYQIGLSVSNFHVVKLDFNGQFTISSFSGTNLKQEFVGPDDGCQIPLACGRVGLCTDNTLSSSPLCSCPPNFHVASGNVGGCVPNDGSNSLPLACTNNHSESNSSDVSFLIIGYGVGYFGNIYSDPFMYGVNLSVCQGFCLSNCSCLGILYRNSSRSCFMIENELGSISNKGEEDMLGLIKVNILTNNKKNSQKERFPVIAAVLLPIVGMILVMAVFLLIWRKFRKSKNQDVKLGKSISISHSSGDLDHEAFYIPGLPSRFDYEELEVATENFKTLIGSGAFGVVYKGVLPDNNIVAVKKIMNIGVQGKKDFFTEIAVIGNIHHVNLVRLKGFCAQRGHRMLVYEYMNRGSLDRNLFGNGPVLEWQERLDVALGTARGLAYLHSGCDQKIIHCDIKPENILLHDQFQAKISDFGLSKLLSPQQSGLFTTMRGTRGYLAPEWLTNSAISEKTDVYSFGMVLLELVSGRKNCSFRSRSRSRHSNMDENNSTNNSGNSSNSSATGLVYFPLYALEMHEQRSYMDLADPRLEGRVTFDEVEKLVRIALCCVHEEPTLRPNMVSVVGMLEGGTSLPQPRMESLHFLRFYGRRFSEASVIEEDNENGSVIMIQQQPRDSTPIISAFSYISSQNISGPR from the coding sequence ATGGATTCAAAAGCTTACAAGAATTCAAATTATTCTGTTGAATACATGACAGTAAACACAACAGGTTTTTATGTCTTTGGTTATGATGAAAAAGTACTTGTTTATCAAATCGGTTTATCAGTATCCAATTTTCACGTTGTGAAATTGGATTTCAATGGACAGTTTACAATTAGTAGCTTTTCAGGAACAAATTTGAAGCAGGAATTTGTTGGTCCAGATGATGGTTGTCAAATTCCATTAGCTTGTGGAAGAGTTGGTTTATGTACTGATAACACTTTATCTTCTTCACCACTTTGTTCTTGTCCTCCAAATTTTCATGTTGCATCAGGTAATGTTGGTGGTTGTGTTCCAAATGATGGATCCAATTCTTTGCCATTAGCTTGTACCAATAATCATAGTGAATCAAATTCTTCAGATGTTTCATTTTTGATTATAGGGTATGGTGTAGGGTACTTTGGAAATATTTATTCTGATCCATTTATGTATGGAGTTAATTTATCTGTCTGTCAAGGATTTTGTTTAAGTAACTGTTCTTGTTTGGGAATTTTGTATAGAAATTCTTCAAGGTCTTGTTTTATGATTGAAAATGAGTTGGGATCAATTAGTAATAAAGGTGAAGAAGACATGTTAGGATTGATTAAAGTCAATATCttaactaataataaaaaaaattctcaaaaagaGAGATTTCCTGTTATAGCTGCAGTGCTATTACCAATTGTTGGGATGATTCTTGTAATGGCAGTTTTTTTACTGATATGGAGAAAATTCAGAAAGTCAAAGAATCAAGATGTGAAATTAGGGAAATCAATTTCAATCTCACATTCTTCAGGGGACTTAGATCATGAAGCATTCTACATTCCTGGATTACCTTCAAGGTTTGATTACGAAGAACTAGAGGTAGCTACTGAGAATTTCAAGACTCTGATAGGATCTGGTGCATTCGGCGTAGTGTACAAAGGTGTTTTACCTGATAATAATATTGTAGCAGTAAAGAAAATAATGAACATTGGAGTTCAAggtaaaaaagatttttttactGAGATTGCTGTCATTGGTAACATTCACCATGTTAATTTAGTTAGACTGAAAGGCTTTTGCGCTCAAAGGGGACACAGAATGTTGGTTTACGAGTACATGAACCGCGGTTCACTCGATCGAAACCTCTTCGGTAATGGACCGGTTTTGGAATGGCAAGAGAGGTTGGATGTTGCACTCGGAACAGCGCGTGGACTTGCATATCTTCACAGTGGATGTGATCAGAAGATAATTCACTGTGATATAAAACCAGAGAATATTCTTCTGCATGATCAGTTTCAAGCTAAGATATCTGATTTTGGACTTTCGAAACTTCTTAGTCCTCAACAATCTGGTTTGTTTACAACAATGAGAGGAACTCGTGGTTATCTTGCACCAGAGTGGTTAACAAATTCAGCAATTTCTGAAAAAACAGATGTATATAGTTTTGGAATGGTGCTTCTTGAATTGGTTAGTGGAAGGAAAAACTGTTCTTTTCGATCAAGAAGTCGAAGTCGTCATAGCAATATGGATGAGAATAATAGTACTAATAATAGTGGAAATTCTTCGAACTCGTCGGCAACAGGACTTGTTTATTTTCCATTATATGCATTAGAGATGCATGAACAAAGGAGTTACATGGATTTGGCTGATCCAAGGTTAGAAGGACGTGTTACATTTGATGAAGTGGAGAAACTTGTTAGGATTGCATTGTGTTGTGTTCATGAGGAACCAACACTTAGGCCAAACATGGTTAGTGTGGTTGGAATGTTGGAAGGTGGGACTTCATTGCCACAACCTAGGATGGAATCTTTGCATTTCTTGAGGTTCTATGGTCGTAGGTTTAGTGAGGCTTCTGTTATAGAAGAAGATAATGAGAATGGTTCTGTGATAATGATTCAACAACAACCACGTGATTCAACACCTATCATTAGTGCCTTTTCTTATATATCTTCACAGAATATCTCAGGGCCAAGATAG
- the LOC101504604 gene encoding flavonol synthase/flavanone 3-hydroxylase-like, whose amino-acid sequence MEVNRVQTLASNQLKELPPQFIRPANERPENTKALEGVAVPIISLSQSHNLLVKKITEAASEWGFFVIINHGISKKLIQRVKEVGHEFFSLPQKEKEPYANDPSSGKFEGYGTKMTKNLEEKVEWLDYYFHLINPPSRVNYDLWPKSPTSYREVTQEYNKEILRVTDNILELLSEGLALESKALKNHLGGEEIELEMKINMYPPCPQPELALGVEPHTDMSALTLLVPNDVPGLQVWKDNNWVAVNYLQNALFLHIGDQLEVMSNGRYKSVLHRSLVNKEHKRMSWAVFVAPPHEAMIGPLPLLVNDQNPPKFSTKTYAEYRYRKFNKIPQ is encoded by the exons ATGGAAGTAAATAGAGTACAAACCTTGGCTTCTAACCAGCTGAAGGAGCTTCCACCCCAATTCATTCGACCAGCCAACGAAAGGCCAGAGAATACCAAGGCTTTGGAGGGTGTTGCTGTGCCTATAATCTCATTATCTCAATCACACAATCTTTTGGTGAAGAAAATCACTGAAGCTGCATCTGAGTGGGGTTTCTTTGTCATAATTAACCATGGTATATCAAAAAAACTAATCCAACGTGTGAAAGAGGTGGGCCATGAGTTCTTTTCCCTTCCTCAAAAAGAGAAAGAGCCATATGCAAATGACCCATCTAGTGGTAAATTTGAAGGATATGGGACTAAAATGACAAAGAATTTAGAAGAAAAGGTTGAGTGGTTGGATTATTATTTTCACCTCATCAATCCTCCTTCTCGGGTGAATTATGACTTATGGCCCAAAAGCCCTACTTCATACAG GGAAGTGACTCAAGAATACAATAAAGAGATTTTAAGGGTGACAGACAATATTTTGGAGCTTTTGTCTGAAGGGCTAGCATTGGAGAGTAAGGCTTTGAAGAATCACTTGGGAGGTGAAGAAATAGAATTAGAAATGAAGATAAATATGTATCCACCATGCCCACAACCTGAATTAGCATTAGGGGTTGAGCCTCACACTGACATGTCTGCCCTTACCTTACTTGTCCCAAATGATGTTCCAGGCCTCCAAGTTTGGAAGGATAATAATTGGGTTGCAGTCAACTACTTGCAAAATGCACTCTTTCTGCACATTGGTGACCAACTTGag GTTATGAGCAATGGGAGGTACAAGAGTGTCTTGCATAGAAGCTTGGTGAACAAGGAACACAAGCGCATGTCATGGGCCGTATTTGTTGCTCCTCCACATGAGGCAATGATTGGGCCTCTTCCTCTACTTGTCAATGATCAAAACCCCCccaaattttcaacaaaaacatATGCTGAATACCGTTATCGCAAATTCAACAAGATTCCACAATAA